A region of Chitinophaga horti DNA encodes the following proteins:
- a CDS encoding SLBB domain-containing protein produces MIKKLLLLQLFVLVTLCANAQVPTMSSEAMKQMKVENLSDDQVRQVVAEMKKNKMSLDQTDSYAQQKGIPASEVQKLKQRIVALNLDKELTASGNGDNAAGQRADTRTVDEETDSRAEPMTQAELQAQQRRRRIFGAELFSNKNLSFEPNLRMATPGNYQLATGDEIMIDVYGYSEVQHRLKVTPEGYIRIPNLGPVYVNGLSMDEAKERITKQLSTIYSGIRSGNTFVSISLGNIRSIKVLLIGEVSAPATYTLPSLASVANALYVSGGPTENGSFRNIQVIRDGKVVATFDLYSFLSSGDMSNNVVLRDQDIVRVNPYSTRVELAGQVKRPAIFEAKEGETLQSILDFAGGYTDIAYRDNISVQRINNKEREVLTVPASEIGSFKLKSGDRFYVDSILNTYTNRVTISGAVHHPGDYALTQGMTLADLIRKADGVREEAALNRGLIRRLQFDRSPAYVAFDVEKVLNGAQAHALQREDSVFIFNKADLRESYQVKISGEVNKGGYFPYADSMHLEDLILLAGGLRDAASLQHVEISRRVRNATYSGSDTALAIIRQFDITSDLRTDAAGFVLQPFDEVTIRRSPIYNEQGNVYLDGEVLYPGLYTINSKTERISDVLRRAGGLRAGAYPEGAVLLRKTFVNEGDSLLLSSKLDIFYNSQADTTAVSKLENTIAKKEQLLGIQMDKILASPGSKYDLLLEEGDIIRIPKRLQTVQLFGEIYFPKKVRFDKNFSFRDYVRGAGGFTSSGLKRKSYVVYANGEVKSTKRVLFFNSYPKVKPGAEIYIPTKKEGRGLSGSEVVGLSTGLASLALVIITILDRIK; encoded by the coding sequence ATGATAAAAAAACTTTTGTTGCTTCAATTGTTCGTGCTTGTTACCCTGTGTGCCAACGCCCAGGTACCCACTATGTCGTCTGAAGCGATGAAGCAGATGAAAGTCGAAAACCTCAGTGACGACCAGGTGCGGCAGGTTGTGGCGGAGATGAAAAAAAATAAGATGTCGCTTGACCAAACCGACAGCTATGCCCAGCAGAAAGGCATCCCCGCCTCTGAGGTGCAGAAGCTGAAACAGCGCATCGTGGCTTTGAATCTTGATAAAGAATTGACTGCCAGTGGCAACGGCGATAATGCGGCCGGCCAAAGGGCGGATACGCGTACCGTCGATGAAGAAACTGACTCCCGCGCCGAGCCGATGACCCAGGCGGAACTCCAGGCGCAGCAACGCCGCCGTCGTATATTCGGCGCGGAATTGTTTAGTAATAAAAACCTGTCATTCGAACCTAACCTTCGCATGGCCACCCCAGGCAACTACCAACTGGCAACCGGCGATGAAATAATGATTGACGTTTATGGTTACTCCGAAGTGCAGCACCGCCTGAAAGTAACGCCGGAAGGCTACATCCGTATCCCGAACCTGGGACCGGTGTACGTTAATGGCCTTTCAATGGACGAAGCAAAGGAGCGCATTACGAAACAACTGTCTACTATATATAGCGGTATACGTTCCGGCAACACATTCGTGAGCATTTCGCTGGGTAACATTCGGTCTATCAAAGTATTATTGATCGGCGAAGTGAGCGCCCCGGCTACTTACACCCTGCCTTCGCTGGCCTCCGTGGCCAATGCGCTGTACGTTTCCGGAGGGCCGACTGAAAACGGGTCGTTCCGAAACATCCAGGTGATACGTGATGGGAAAGTGGTCGCCACTTTCGACTTATACAGTTTTCTTTCCAGCGGAGATATGAGCAATAACGTGGTATTGCGTGACCAGGACATCGTTCGCGTTAATCCTTACTCTACCCGTGTAGAGCTGGCAGGCCAGGTAAAACGCCCGGCCATCTTTGAGGCGAAAGAAGGAGAAACGCTACAGTCTATCCTCGACTTTGCCGGAGGTTATACCGATATCGCCTACCGCGACAACATCAGTGTACAACGTATTAATAATAAGGAGCGCGAGGTGCTGACCGTACCCGCATCGGAGATCGGGAGTTTTAAACTGAAATCCGGCGACCGCTTTTATGTAGACTCTATCTTAAATACCTATACGAATCGCGTAACTATTTCCGGTGCCGTTCATCACCCGGGTGATTACGCCCTTACGCAAGGGATGACGCTGGCCGATCTGATCAGGAAAGCAGATGGCGTTCGCGAAGAAGCGGCATTGAATCGGGGCTTGATCCGCCGCCTGCAATTCGACCGCTCACCCGCCTACGTTGCTTTTGATGTAGAAAAGGTGTTGAATGGCGCGCAGGCCCATGCATTGCAGCGTGAAGACAGCGTATTTATTTTCAATAAAGCAGACTTACGCGAATCTTACCAGGTAAAAATTTCGGGTGAAGTAAACAAGGGGGGCTATTTTCCATATGCGGACAGTATGCACCTCGAAGACCTGATCTTGCTGGCTGGCGGCCTGCGGGATGCGGCATCTTTGCAGCATGTGGAAATATCGCGGCGTGTCCGGAACGCTACTTATAGCGGAAGTGATACGGCGCTGGCGATCATCCGGCAATTTGACATTACATCAGATTTACGCACGGATGCAGCCGGCTTTGTTCTACAGCCGTTTGATGAAGTGACAATCCGCCGTTCCCCTATTTACAATGAACAAGGCAATGTATACCTCGACGGGGAAGTATTGTATCCAGGACTGTATACGATCAATTCAAAAACGGAAAGAATATCGGATGTGCTGCGTCGTGCAGGCGGACTACGTGCTGGGGCTTATCCGGAGGGCGCCGTGTTGTTAAGAAAGACATTTGTGAACGAAGGCGATAGTTTGTTACTGAGCAGCAAACTGGATATTTTTTATAATTCTCAGGCAGATACCACAGCCGTTTCAAAACTTGAAAACACGATCGCTAAGAAAGAACAACTCTTAGGAATACAAATGGATAAAATACTCGCTTCCCCGGGATCTAAATACGATCTCCTCCTCGAAGAGGGCGATATTATCCGGATTCCCAAACGCCTGCAGACTGTACAGCTTTTTGGCGAAATCTATTTCCCTAAAAAAGTACGTTTCGATAAGAATTTTTCTTTCAGAGACTACGTGCGTGGCGCGGGAGGGTTTACCAGTTCAGGCCTGAAGCGTAAAAGTTATGTTGTTTATGCTAACGGAGAAGTAAAAAGCACAAAACGCGTATTGTTTTTCAACAGCTATCCGAAAGTTAAACCGGGAGCTGAAATATATATACCTACAAAGAAAGAAGGACGAGGACTTTCCGGAAGTGAAGTGGTAGGATTAAGTACCGGGCTGGCATCGCTCGCATTGGTGATTATCACGATATTAGATAGAATTAAATAA
- a CDS encoding RtcB family protein: MAKLKLRGKDLRNIGYPESPVISIAIGVMELHYKHHSQEDALAVLSKVLASPQDYVNDEVLGKIAERLVEKQEQEARALRDNGIKYAVYGAEFIDPSAIRQMEQAVRLPVAVAGALMPDAHHGYGLPIGGVLATGNAVIPYGVGVDIGCRMCLSILDLPVKSQQAEYNKYVKVLTDHTKFGAGAAWKHTPDAEVLERKEFEELPLLKFLHDKAVGQLGTSGSGNHFVEWGVVHIQDAQNEWGLMPGEYTAILSHSGSRGLGAQVAGHYTRLAKELCPLPKEVQHLAWLDLNSEAGQEYWLSMNLAGDYASACHHLIHERLVKAMGAEVLARVENHHNFAWKETHEGKEMIVHRKGATPAGKGVMGIIPGSMTAPGYIVRGRGEAASLDSASHGAGRAMSRTAATQSITRHAMDKMLRDHGVTLIGGGLDEAPMAYKNINEVMSAQTDLVEVLARFQPTIVRMADGE, encoded by the coding sequence GATGCGCTCGCCGTATTATCGAAAGTACTGGCCTCGCCGCAAGATTATGTAAACGACGAAGTACTGGGTAAGATCGCTGAACGACTGGTGGAGAAGCAGGAACAGGAAGCACGCGCCCTGAGGGATAACGGGATTAAGTATGCCGTATACGGCGCTGAATTTATAGATCCTTCCGCCATCCGGCAGATGGAACAGGCCGTACGACTGCCTGTAGCCGTAGCCGGTGCCTTGATGCCGGATGCGCATCACGGGTACGGATTGCCGATCGGTGGTGTATTAGCTACCGGGAATGCAGTCATTCCTTACGGCGTAGGCGTTGATATTGGGTGCAGGATGTGTTTGAGCATTCTTGACCTGCCTGTGAAATCACAGCAGGCAGAATACAACAAATACGTGAAGGTGCTGACCGATCATACCAAGTTCGGTGCCGGCGCAGCCTGGAAGCATACACCCGATGCAGAGGTACTAGAACGTAAAGAGTTCGAAGAGCTGCCGCTGTTGAAGTTCCTGCATGATAAAGCTGTAGGACAATTAGGTACTTCCGGCTCGGGCAACCACTTCGTGGAATGGGGTGTGGTGCATATCCAGGACGCGCAAAACGAATGGGGACTAATGCCGGGTGAATACACTGCGATATTAAGTCACTCCGGCTCCCGTGGCCTTGGCGCGCAGGTAGCAGGGCATTATACGCGGCTGGCAAAAGAACTTTGTCCGCTCCCGAAAGAAGTGCAACACCTGGCGTGGTTAGATTTAAACTCTGAGGCCGGACAGGAATACTGGCTGTCGATGAACCTGGCAGGTGATTACGCCTCCGCCTGTCACCACCTGATCCACGAGCGACTGGTAAAAGCGATGGGTGCAGAAGTGCTGGCGCGGGTGGAGAACCATCATAACTTCGCGTGGAAAGAAACCCATGAGGGCAAAGAGATGATCGTACACCGTAAAGGTGCTACCCCGGCCGGTAAAGGTGTAATGGGTATCATCCCCGGATCGATGACGGCGCCGGGTTACATCGTACGTGGTCGTGGTGAAGCTGCTTCGCTGGATTCTGCATCGCATGGTGCAGGCAGAGCGATGTCGCGGACGGCAGCTACGCAGTCGATTACCCGTCATGCGATGGATAAGATGTTACGTGACCATGGCGTAACGCTGATTGGTGGCGGTCTGGACGAGGCGCCGATGGCGTATAAGAATATTAATGAAGTAATGAGTGCCCAAACCGATTTGGTGGAAGTGCTCGCCCGTTTCCAGCCGACGATCGTGCGGATGGCGGATGGGGAATAA
- the idi gene encoding isopentenyl-diphosphate Delta-isomerase gives MLSNAISASVILVDEHDEPTGIMEKLEAHEKGLLHRAFSVFVFNNEGHMLLQQRADGKYHSPGLWTNTCCSHPSPGESTMAAAHRRLKEEMGFDCGLEEAFHFTYRATFDNGLIEHEFDHVFIGHFNGEITPNPEEVGSYRYLPLADIRRWVADKPSEFTPWFKIALPEVEAYLEGRYPA, from the coding sequence ATGTTAAGCAACGCCATTTCCGCCTCCGTGATCCTCGTCGATGAACATGATGAACCTACCGGTATCATGGAAAAACTCGAAGCACACGAAAAAGGTTTGTTACACCGCGCCTTCTCCGTTTTCGTTTTCAACAACGAAGGACATATGCTCCTGCAACAACGGGCCGATGGCAAGTATCACTCTCCCGGACTGTGGACCAACACCTGCTGCAGCCATCCGTCGCCAGGCGAAAGCACCATGGCCGCGGCACATCGCCGGCTAAAGGAGGAAATGGGCTTCGATTGCGGCCTGGAAGAAGCTTTCCACTTTACTTACCGCGCTACGTTCGACAATGGCCTCATCGAGCACGAGTTCGACCATGTATTTATCGGCCACTTCAACGGCGAGATCACCCCGAACCCGGAGGAAGTAGGCAGTTACCGCTACCTACCCCTGGCGGATATACGTCGGTGGGTGGCGGATAAACCATCGGAGTTTACGCCCTGGTTTAAGATCGCACTACCGGAAGTGGAGGCGTACCTGGAGGGCAGGTATCCGGCGTAA
- a CDS encoding Wzz/FepE/Etk N-terminal domain-containing protein: MDNAKADPIKYQENEVSPKEILLKLIGWIRFLLSKWLFILIIAVLGAVLGFFYADSKSPQYSAELTFVLEDNKGNPLGAYAGVASQFGIDLGAAAGAGLLGGDNITEYLKSRLLIEKTLLFPISYNGREQTLADLYIDVYKYRERWKKKGALAKLSFPADLPRKQFSLQQDSVLNIFHQNIVNKNLTIEKPDRKASFVAVTCTSESEAFSKMFIEVLVKEATGFYLETKTRRSRTNITKLQATVDSIETLLNSKTRSAAMSVDLNLNPARSIAMVGTELNTRDKQMLTILYAEVTKNLEIAKMTMAQETPLIQIIDTPILPLKISRFGPLKGIVLGGVLGGVMIVILLSIVRLYKSIMR, encoded by the coding sequence ATGGATAACGCTAAAGCCGATCCTATCAAGTACCAGGAAAACGAAGTGTCCCCCAAAGAGATATTGCTTAAACTGATTGGGTGGATCAGGTTCCTGCTCAGCAAGTGGCTGTTTATACTTATTATCGCAGTCCTTGGGGCAGTGCTCGGATTTTTTTACGCAGATAGTAAGTCACCGCAATATAGTGCCGAATTGACATTTGTGCTGGAGGATAATAAGGGTAATCCGTTAGGCGCTTACGCCGGTGTGGCAAGCCAGTTCGGGATCGATCTGGGAGCTGCTGCAGGTGCGGGATTACTGGGCGGCGACAACATCACCGAATACTTAAAGTCCAGATTGCTAATCGAAAAGACGTTACTTTTCCCCATTAGTTACAACGGGCGCGAACAAACATTGGCTGACCTCTACATCGACGTATACAAGTACAGGGAACGCTGGAAGAAAAAAGGTGCCCTTGCAAAACTCTCCTTTCCTGCCGATCTGCCCAGAAAGCAGTTTTCACTGCAGCAGGATAGTGTTCTGAACATCTTTCATCAAAATATCGTCAACAAGAACCTTACAATTGAAAAGCCGGACAGGAAGGCCAGTTTTGTGGCGGTAACCTGCACCAGTGAAAGTGAAGCGTTCTCCAAGATGTTTATAGAAGTACTCGTGAAGGAAGCTACGGGCTTTTATCTTGAAACAAAAACCAGACGTTCCCGGACGAACATCACCAAGTTACAGGCAACAGTCGATTCCATCGAAACACTGCTGAACAGTAAAACGAGATCTGCTGCGATGTCGGTAGACCTTAACCTTAACCCGGCAAGAAGTATTGCCATGGTAGGTACGGAACTGAACACTCGCGACAAACAAATGCTGACGATCCTGTACGCGGAGGTGACGAAAAACCTTGAGATCGCGAAGATGACGATGGCCCAGGAAACACCCCTGATACAGATTATCGATACACCGATATTGCCACTTAAAATTTCACGGTTTGGACCGTTAAAGGGAATTGTGCTGGGGGGAGTGCTTGGAGGTGTCATGATCGTAATACTGCTGTCGATCGTGCGGTTGTACAAAAGTATTATGCGCTAA
- a CDS encoding RNA polymerase sigma factor yields MSSAEFNTLLLSNADFLKPFAITLTKDAESAKDLYQETMFRAISNQEKYLAGTNIRAWLYTIMRNIFINNYRRKSKQHLCFDNSGNEFLLNSHQAIIGNHAESGLRVKDIQMAVHHLPNIFKKPFLLFLDGFKYFEIADMLNEPLGTIKSRIHFARKMLKAQVAHH; encoded by the coding sequence ATGTCATCCGCTGAATTTAACACCCTATTACTCAGCAATGCTGATTTCCTTAAACCATTCGCCATCACGCTTACCAAGGATGCGGAATCAGCAAAGGATCTCTACCAGGAAACAATGTTCCGGGCAATTTCCAACCAGGAAAAATACCTTGCCGGAACCAATATCAGGGCCTGGCTGTATACGATCATGAGGAACATCTTCATCAACAACTACCGGCGAAAATCAAAACAACATCTTTGCTTCGACAACTCCGGTAACGAGTTTCTCCTCAATTCGCACCAGGCTATTATCGGTAATCACGCCGAATCCGGACTACGGGTAAAAGATATCCAGATGGCAGTGCATCATCTTCCTAACATCTTTAAAAAACCTTTTTTACTTTTCCTTGACGGGTTCAAATATTTCGAGATTGCCGACATGCTTAACGAACCCCTGGGAACAATCAAAAGCCGGATCCACTTCGCGCGGAAAATGTTGAAAGCACAAGTCGCACACCACTAG
- a CDS encoding nucleotide sugar dehydrogenase, producing MNKNYKIAIIGLGYVGLPLAVEFGKKYAVVGYDIDEKRIGELREGEDHTKEADLEGLNSAMSLHKSGSGIGLSFSCTLEDIRDCNIFIVTVPTPIDQFKAPNLKPLLGASEMLGKVLKKDDIVIYESTVYPGCTEEDCVPVLEASSGLRYNIDFFCGYSPERINPGDKVNTLTKIRKVTSGSTPEIAELVDHLYKSIIDAGTFRAANIKVAEASKAIENAQRDVNISFVNELALIFDRIGIDTSDVIEAAGTKWNFLKYKPGLVGGHCIGVDPYYLAHKAESLGYHPQVILSGRRVNDNMGMFVANKVVKLMIKKGLKIGDARALILGVTFKENCPDIRNSKVVDIYRELSQFGMQVDVYDPHADHKLVEEEYGIKLRDRIDGYYDALILAVAHNEFLQIDFKELRNGHSTVIFDTKSFLDRSLVDGRL from the coding sequence ATGAATAAGAACTACAAAATAGCGATTATCGGGCTTGGTTATGTCGGCTTGCCCCTAGCAGTTGAATTTGGCAAAAAGTATGCGGTAGTAGGGTATGATATAGACGAGAAAAGGATTGGTGAATTACGGGAAGGAGAAGATCATACGAAAGAGGCTGACCTGGAAGGTTTAAATTCTGCTATGTCGCTTCATAAAAGCGGTAGTGGTATAGGACTCAGCTTTTCCTGCACATTGGAAGACATCCGGGATTGCAATATTTTTATTGTAACGGTCCCCACGCCTATCGATCAATTCAAGGCGCCGAATTTGAAGCCGCTGTTAGGCGCATCGGAGATGCTCGGGAAGGTGCTGAAAAAGGATGACATTGTAATCTATGAATCGACAGTATATCCAGGTTGTACCGAGGAAGATTGTGTACCGGTACTGGAAGCCTCTTCCGGGCTGCGGTACAATATCGATTTCTTCTGCGGTTATTCGCCTGAGCGGATCAACCCTGGAGATAAAGTGAACACGCTTACAAAGATCAGAAAGGTTACCTCCGGATCTACTCCAGAGATTGCAGAGCTGGTGGATCATCTTTATAAAAGCATCATCGATGCGGGTACGTTCAGGGCGGCAAATATAAAAGTTGCAGAGGCGTCTAAAGCCATTGAAAATGCGCAGCGCGATGTTAATATCAGCTTCGTGAATGAACTGGCCCTCATTTTCGATCGCATCGGAATTGATACGTCAGATGTAATTGAAGCGGCAGGAACTAAATGGAATTTCCTGAAATACAAGCCCGGTTTAGTGGGTGGACATTGCATCGGCGTTGATCCGTATTACCTGGCGCATAAGGCAGAATCGCTGGGTTATCATCCGCAGGTAATCCTTTCCGGAAGGCGCGTGAACGATAACATGGGCATGTTCGTAGCCAACAAAGTGGTGAAGCTAATGATCAAAAAGGGCCTCAAAATAGGTGATGCCAGGGCGCTTATCCTGGGCGTTACCTTTAAGGAGAATTGTCCGGATATACGTAACTCGAAAGTTGTAGACATTTACAGGGAGTTAAGCCAGTTCGGTATGCAGGTAGATGTTTATGATCCTCACGCAGATCATAAGTTAGTGGAAGAAGAGTACGGCATTAAGTTGAGGGATCGAATAGATGGCTATTATGACGCGTTGATACTGGCAGTCGCACACAACGAATTTCTGCAGATCGATTTCAAAGAACTGAGAAATGGGCATTCGACCGTTATTTTTGATACAAAATCATTTCTTGACAGATCGCTGGTAGACGGCAGACTTTAA